The following proteins come from a genomic window of Acidimicrobiia bacterium:
- a CDS encoding GntR family transcriptional regulator codes for MAVVAQSTQNTYERIRQAIVEGELSPGQRLVEQRLVEQFEAASRTPVREALRRLEAEGLIEAEPNKGARVRSLSMAEIDDLYELRARLEGYAAALAAARASEEQIAELDRSIELFAEAINSELDLSAIRKLNTANQTFHYTIVEAANHARLGQLLSRAVDVPLVFKAFQRFSPEQVERSFLFHQLIRDAVAAGEAARAERLTQEHILQGRDVLLGYLDGDLESTLKNGTDGGTNTEA; via the coding sequence TTGGCTGTCGTTGCGCAGAGCACCCAAAACACCTATGAGCGCATACGCCAAGCCATCGTTGAAGGCGAACTTTCTCCTGGACAGCGTCTGGTAGAGCAGCGTCTGGTCGAACAGTTTGAGGCTGCTTCTAGAACACCAGTGCGTGAAGCGTTGCGCCGGCTGGAGGCCGAAGGTTTGATTGAGGCCGAACCTAACAAAGGGGCCCGTGTTCGTTCTTTGTCGATGGCCGAGATAGACGATCTCTACGAGCTGCGCGCTCGCCTTGAAGGCTATGCGGCCGCCCTGGCGGCAGCTCGTGCAAGCGAAGAACAAATCGCCGAGCTGGATCGCTCGATTGAGCTTTTTGCTGAAGCTATAAATTCAGAGTTAGACCTGAGCGCCATCCGAAAGCTGAACACCGCGAACCAAACCTTCCACTACACGATTGTGGAAGCAGCCAATCATGCCCGTTTGGGTCAATTGTTGTCGCGTGCGGTTGATGTGCCGTTGGTGTTTAAGGCCTTCCAACGCTTCTCACCCGAACAGGTGGAACGCTCTTTCCTGTTTCACCAACTAATTCGAGACGCCGTAGCTGCTGGTGAAGCGGCGCGGGCTGAACGTCTAACCCAAGAGCATATTTTGCAAGGTCGTGATGTGTTACTTGGCTATTTAGACGG
- a CDS encoding crotonase/enoyl-CoA hydratase family protein has product MAVTTKAEGRTLVVTIDRPESRNAIDGATATALYETFLSFDTDDNFDSAILSGANSTFCSGADLKAAGSGAGNRVHDDVSKPGPLGCTRMLLSKPVVAAVEGYAVAGGLELALWCDLRVAATNTTFGVYCRRWGVPLIDGGTIRLPRLIGQSRAMDMILTGRGVVGSEAYDWGLANRLVEPGETLSAAIELAQSLSAFPQNCLRSDRLSVHEQWGMDITAALANETRHGLATIATGETQAGAQRFAGGAGRHGEGV; this is encoded by the coding sequence ATGGCGGTTACAACCAAGGCTGAAGGCCGTACGTTAGTGGTTACTATTGATCGGCCCGAAAGTCGCAACGCTATCGACGGCGCGACCGCGACGGCGTTGTATGAAACATTCTTAAGCTTCGACACTGACGATAATTTCGACTCGGCGATCTTAAGTGGCGCCAACAGCACGTTTTGTTCCGGCGCCGACCTCAAAGCCGCTGGCAGTGGGGCGGGCAACCGTGTACACGACGACGTGTCTAAGCCGGGCCCGTTGGGCTGCACCCGCATGTTGTTGTCGAAGCCCGTGGTGGCCGCGGTTGAAGGCTATGCCGTGGCGGGTGGCTTAGAGCTAGCACTTTGGTGCGATTTACGAGTGGCTGCTACCAACACCACATTTGGCGTTTATTGTCGTCGTTGGGGTGTGCCTTTAATCGACGGCGGCACTATTCGGCTCCCCCGACTGATCGGCCAAAGCCGTGCTATGGACATGATTCTTACCGGGCGTGGGGTGGTTGGCAGTGAAGCTTATGACTGGGGGCTGGCTAATCGTTTAGTGGAACCCGGTGAAACGCTTTCCGCGGCCATTGAGCTGGCTCAATCGTTGAGCGCGTTCCCCCAAAACTGCTTACGAAGTGACCGTTTGAGTGTACATGAACAGTGGGGGATGGATATTACCGCGGCCTTGGCTAATGAAACCCGCCACGGCCTGGCCACCATTGCTACTGGTGAAACCCAGGCCGGGGCCCAACGTTTTGCTGGTGGAGCTGGCCGCCATGGCGAAGGCGTATAG
- a CDS encoding 3'-5' exonuclease produces the protein MATFEPEGSGTAGMALDAPYAVLDVETTGFKSYEDRVVEVAVVQITKHGEISGEWSSIVHADGADGASNIHHLPPSARAHAPGFGDIADELLSQLSGRVVVAHNASFDEGFLAAELKRAGKAVPTLPALCSLNLARRALPKLGRHKLPDCTAAHGIEVTDAHTALGDTRALAQILIPMLARVSAPRYPVAPVKFDAVAVSQAQSR, from the coding sequence ATGGCAACTTTTGAACCCGAGGGTTCTGGAACCGCGGGGATGGCGTTAGACGCACCGTACGCCGTGCTTGATGTGGAGACCACCGGTTTCAAAAGTTATGAAGATCGTGTGGTGGAAGTAGCGGTGGTTCAAATCACCAAACACGGTGAAATCAGTGGCGAGTGGTCGAGCATCGTACATGCTGATGGTGCCGATGGGGCATCAAATATTCATCACCTGCCGCCAAGCGCCCGCGCCCATGCCCCCGGCTTTGGCGATATCGCAGACGAACTTTTAAGCCAACTTTCAGGTCGTGTGGTTGTAGCGCATAACGCCAGCTTCGACGAGGGTTTTCTGGCGGCCGAACTTAAACGTGCCGGTAAGGCAGTACCTACCTTGCCCGCGTTGTGTTCATTGAACTTGGCCAGGCGGGCTTTACCAAAACTCGGTCGTCATAAGCTGCCTGATTGCACGGCGGCCCATGGTATTGAGGTGACCGATGCCCACACCGCACTTGGTGACACCCGCGCCTTGGCACAAATTCTGATACCAATGTTGGCTCGAGTAAGCGCACCAAGGTATCCAGTGGCCCCGGTGAAATTTGACGCGGTGGCAGTGTCCCAAGCCCAATCACGTTAA